The Actinomycetota bacterium DNA window TCGCTTGCGAACGGGATCACCTGGCTCGCCGGCACGCACGTGTACTCGGCGTAGCCCCCGTCGAACGTGCGCCCCATGCCGCCCATCATGGTGACGACCTGGTGGCCGACGGGGAACTCCCCGCCCGGACACTGGGCCACGACGCCGGCAGCCTCGATGCCCAGAACCCGCGGGAACGTCACACCGGATGCGAGGCCCTGGCGGGTATGCAGCTCCGACCGGTTCAGCCCGAACGCCTTGACCTCGATCAACACCCAGCCGGCGGCCGGCGTCGGAACTGGGAGCTCGCGGATCGTCAGCGCATCGGGAGGGCCCGGCGCGTCGAGGACGATCGCACGCATGGTGTCCGTCATCCAAACCTCCTGGGCTCTGACACTCGGCTCGGGGCAGCGGCCTATACCTTCACGCGTTCCCCTGATGCGGCGGACCTCTCGATGGCGGCGATGACCTCGTGGCGCCGGACGGCATCCGCGAAGTCCGGCACGGTGTGTTTCCCGTTGTCGATGTCCGCCGCGAACGCGGCGTAGGTACGCCCGACGTTGAAGGCGGGAACTCCTTGCAGGCTCGTGAGCGCGGGCCACTTCTGGGACAACGCGGCCGGGACAACGAGCCCGGCTGGCTCGCTCTGCCCCTGTGCTCCTGCGACGCTCACAGGAAAGATTCCGGGGAACGGGGCGTCAGCGGTGATCCGAAGCGTTCCGTCGGTTCCGTTGATCTCCCACAGGAAGCCGGTACCGCCGGCCACGGCTTCACGGACGTGAACGCTGGCGGTCGTGCCGGAGATGAGGGTGCCAATGATCGCGACTTGGTCGGCTGCCGTCTTCACGACCTCCTCGCCGGTCTCGTCGATCTTGATGAGCGGCCGGCGAAGATCCGACACCGCGGACAGGTCGGCGAACTCGCCCAGTACGTAGCTGAGGGTGTCCAGGCTGTGGCCCACCGCGATCGTGAGCAGGTTGGCCCCGTTTGTGTTGTCGAGCATGTAGGCGTTCGCCTTGACCACGGCGTCGCCCGGAATCGACAGCCCAACCATGGTCGTCGACAGGACCTCACCGACATAGCCGTCGTGGAGCAGCTCTTGGACGAACTCGATCGCCGGGGCCTGGCGGGCCTGCAACCCGACGACCGTGCGCACGCGCTGCTCGGCCGCGAGCGTTGCCATCGCCTGCGCCTCGTC harbors:
- a CDS encoding Gfo/Idh/MocA family oxidoreductase, with translation MSKPSRPPRPRSPDQAPGQVESTRSKLRVGIIGVNPTRGWAATAHIPALRALPNYEIRALSARSAASARAAGEEFGVTAVFSNHEQLVTRSDIDVVAVTVKVPHHRELVSAAVAAGKAVYCEWPLGRDLDEAQAMATLAAEQRVRTVVGLQARQAPAIEFVQELLHDGYVGEVLSTTMVGLSIPGDAVVKANAYMLDNTNGANLLTIAVGHSLDTLSYVLGEFADLSAVSDLRRPLIKIDETGEEVVKTAADQVAIIGTLISGTTASVHVREAVAGGTGFLWEINGTDGTLRITADAPFPGIFPVSVAGAQGQSEPAGLVVPAALSQKWPALTSLQGVPAFNVGRTYAAFAADIDNGKHTVPDFADAVRRHEVIAAIERSAASGERVKV
- a CDS encoding NADPH:quinone reductase; translated protein: MTDTMRAIVLDAPGPPDALTIRELPVPTPAAGWVLIEVKAFGLNRSELHTRQGLASGVTFPRVLGIEAAGVVAQCPGGEFPVGHQVVTMMGGMGRTFDGGYAEYTCVPASQVIPFASDLEWSTLGAVPEMLQTAYGSLTVGLDSRPGQSILIRGGTSSVGMAAAVLAKQRNMTVLSTTRRANKLAALTDVGVDHVLIDDGNVARQVRDILPAGV